The following coding sequences are from one uncultured Cohaesibacter sp. window:
- the tgt gene encoding tRNA guanosine(34) transglycosylase Tgt, with product MNKGQPLPTDPPTEFGFKLLATDGKARRGEVFMPRGVIRTPAFMPVGTVATVKFMYPGQVRDLGADVILGNTYHLMLRPGAERVAALGGLHKFANWQYPILTDSGGFQVMSLAQLRKMSEEGVEFKSHIDGAKYMMTPERSIEIQCLLGSDIQMQLDECTRLPAEEAEIEKAMQLSLRWAERGKTQFGDRPGQAMFGIVQGGDIPRLREESAQALKAMDLKGYSIGGLAVGEPQAVMLDILDVTCPILPDNKPRYLMGVGTPDDLLEAVSRGVDMFDCVMPTRAGRHGLAFTRFGKVNLKNARHKDDHRPLDPESDCPAARDYSRAYLYHLVKSNEALGAMLLSWNNLAYYQTLMQGMRDAIEAGRFAEHKAEVKQAWARGDMPAL from the coding sequence ATGAACAAGGGGCAACCCTTGCCGACCGATCCGCCAACCGAATTTGGCTTCAAGCTTTTGGCGACCGACGGAAAGGCTCGCCGAGGTGAAGTATTCATGCCGCGCGGCGTCATTCGCACGCCAGCCTTCATGCCTGTGGGCACTGTTGCCACAGTCAAATTCATGTATCCTGGGCAAGTGCGAGACCTTGGCGCCGATGTCATTCTCGGAAACACCTACCATTTGATGCTGCGACCTGGCGCAGAACGCGTTGCAGCGCTTGGCGGCTTGCATAAATTTGCCAACTGGCAATATCCGATTCTTACGGATTCAGGCGGATTTCAGGTCATGTCCTTGGCTCAGCTTCGCAAAATGAGCGAAGAGGGTGTCGAGTTCAAATCCCACATTGACGGCGCCAAATATATGATGACGCCCGAACGCTCCATCGAAATTCAATGCCTTCTCGGATCTGACATTCAGATGCAGCTTGATGAATGTACCCGTCTGCCCGCCGAGGAAGCTGAAATTGAAAAAGCCATGCAGCTCTCGCTTCGCTGGGCAGAACGCGGCAAGACCCAATTCGGTGATCGACCCGGTCAAGCCATGTTTGGCATCGTGCAGGGGGGCGACATTCCGCGCCTGCGTGAAGAATCCGCACAGGCACTCAAGGCGATGGACCTCAAGGGCTATTCCATTGGAGGCCTTGCAGTGGGTGAGCCTCAAGCCGTTATGCTTGATATTCTCGATGTCACATGCCCGATTCTACCAGATAACAAGCCTCGCTATCTCATGGGCGTTGGCACGCCAGATGATTTGCTGGAAGCGGTCAGCCGTGGTGTAGACATGTTCGACTGCGTCATGCCGACAAGAGCCGGACGCCATGGCTTGGCCTTCACACGCTTTGGCAAAGTCAATCTTAAGAATGCCCGTCACAAGGACGATCATAGACCGCTGGACCCTGAAAGTGATTGTCCGGCTGCACGAGACTATTCTCGCGCCTATCTCTATCACCTTGTAAAATCGAACGAAGCACTGGGCGCCATGCTGCTCTCATGGAACAATCTGGCCTACTATCAAACGCTCATGCAGGGCATGCGCGATGCCATCGAGGCGGGCAGATTTGCCGAACACAAAGCCGAAGTGAAACAGGCTTGGGCACGCGGTGATATGCCTGCTCTCTAA
- the queA gene encoding tRNA preQ1(34) S-adenosylmethionine ribosyltransferase-isomerase QueA — protein MRVDSFDFDLPQDSIALRPHNPRDEAKLLYVPPSGSFEDHSVLNLPDFLEPGDALVFNDTKVIPAELNGDRVRGDIRANIHFNLHKREDLSTWRAFARPAKKLLLGDIIEFDSGFSAEITEKGEAGEVVLRFNCSGPDLDQAIASVGHIPLPPYIASKRAEDEKDKTDYQTIYAEKDGAVAAPTAGLHFTDRLFAMLDARGIERHFVTLHVGAGTFLPVKAEDTEDHKMHSEWGEISPELAEKLNAVHARGNRIIAVGTTSLRLLESAASEECIIKPFCGDTDIFITPGYKFRAIDGLMTNFHLPKSTLFMLVSAIMGRERMQAAYAHAIENGYRFYSYGDSSLLLPQRQSR, from the coding sequence ATGCGCGTCGACTCTTTCGACTTTGACCTGCCACAAGACAGTATTGCCCTTCGTCCTCATAACCCTCGCGATGAAGCCAAGTTGCTTTATGTGCCACCAAGCGGATCTTTTGAAGACCATAGCGTGCTGAACTTGCCAGATTTTCTGGAGCCGGGCGACGCTCTTGTCTTTAACGATACCAAGGTAATTCCCGCTGAGTTGAATGGTGATCGTGTTAGAGGCGACATCCGCGCCAATATCCATTTCAACCTGCACAAGCGGGAAGATCTCTCAACCTGGCGCGCCTTTGCAAGACCGGCCAAGAAGTTGCTACTGGGCGACATCATCGAATTTGATAGTGGCTTTTCCGCCGAGATAACGGAAAAAGGGGAGGCCGGAGAAGTGGTCTTGCGGTTCAATTGCTCTGGTCCCGATCTGGACCAAGCCATTGCATCGGTCGGGCACATTCCATTGCCGCCTTACATCGCCTCAAAACGCGCTGAAGACGAAAAAGACAAAACCGACTATCAAACGATCTATGCCGAAAAGGATGGCGCAGTTGCCGCTCCTACCGCCGGATTGCATTTCACTGACAGGCTCTTTGCCATGTTGGATGCCAGGGGCATCGAGCGCCATTTTGTCACCTTGCATGTCGGAGCAGGGACATTCCTGCCGGTAAAGGCCGAAGATACAGAAGACCACAAGATGCATTCTGAATGGGGGGAGATCTCCCCCGAGTTAGCCGAAAAACTCAACGCCGTTCACGCGCGCGGCAATCGCATCATTGCCGTAGGCACCACATCGCTGCGACTTCTTGAGAGCGCGGCAAGTGAAGAATGCATAATCAAACCATTTTGCGGTGACACGGACATCTTCATCACGCCGGGCTATAAATTCCGCGCAATTGATGGACTGATGACCAACTTCCATCTTCCCAAGTCAACACTGTTCATGCTCGTGTCTGCCATCATGGGACGGGAGCGCATGCAGGCAGCCTACGCACATGCCATTGAGAATGGATATCGGTTCTATTCCTATGGAGACTCATCGCTTCTGTTGCCCCAAAGACAAAGCCGCTAG
- a CDS encoding peptidylprolyl isomerase — protein sequence MAEIKDPENTLVMETTKGKVVIALRPDLAPAHCERLKELAREGFYDGIVFHRVIDGFMAQVGCPYGTGTGGSDKPNLKAEFSTTKHVRGSCSMARAMDPNSANSQFFICFDTAPWLDNQYTYWGDVIEGMENIDKIKRGEPVQDPDSIVSMKVAADL from the coding sequence TTGGCAGAGATCAAAGATCCAGAAAACACACTTGTCATGGAAACTACCAAAGGCAAGGTTGTCATTGCGCTGCGCCCAGACCTGGCTCCAGCCCATTGCGAACGACTGAAAGAATTGGCACGCGAAGGCTTTTATGATGGCATCGTCTTTCACCGTGTGATTGATGGCTTTATGGCTCAGGTTGGCTGCCCATACGGCACCGGCACCGGCGGCTCCGACAAGCCAAACCTGAAAGCAGAATTCTCCACGACCAAACATGTTCGTGGCTCTTGCTCCATGGCCCGTGCTATGGATCCGAACTCTGCTAACAGCCAGTTCTTCATCTGCTTCGATACAGCTCCATGGCTCGACAACCAGTACACCTATTGGGGCGATGTCATTGAAGGCATGGAAAATATCGACAAGATCAAACGTGGTGAACCAGTGCAGGATCCTGACAGCATTGTTTCCATGAAAGTCGCCGCTGACCTCTAG
- a CDS encoding peptidylprolyl isomerase: MALFHRTLASLALVVALALAAPLSAQAQDKENTIYLDTKYGRVVIELMPDVAPKHVERIKTLARKGFYDGLKFHRVIDGFMAQTGDPRGNGTGGSDLPDLKAEFSNRSFTRGVVGMARSSNPNSANSQFFIMFDKAPWLDGQYTVWGKVTSGMEYIDQIQKGEPPRNPDVIVKMQVAADADK, encoded by the coding sequence ATGGCTCTCTTTCATCGTACTCTAGCCAGCTTAGCCCTCGTTGTGGCTCTGGCTCTCGCCGCCCCACTGTCCGCCCAAGCGCAGGACAAGGAAAATACGATTTATCTCGACACAAAATATGGTCGGGTCGTCATTGAACTGATGCCGGATGTCGCGCCAAAGCATGTGGAACGCATCAAGACCCTTGCTCGAAAGGGATTTTATGACGGTCTCAAATTCCATCGTGTTATCGATGGTTTCATGGCACAAACCGGCGACCCTCGCGGCAACGGAACAGGCGGTTCCGATCTGCCAGACCTGAAGGCAGAGTTCAGCAACCGTTCCTTCACTCGCGGTGTTGTTGGCATGGCTCGTTCCAGCAATCCAAATAGCGCCAACAGTCAGTTCTTTATCATGTTTGATAAGGCTCCATGGCTTGATGGCCAATATACCGTTTGGGGTAAAGTGACATCTGGCATGGAATATATCGACCAGATCCAAAAGGGCGAGCCACCACGCAACCCCGATGTCATCGTCAAAATGCAGGTTGCTGCGGACGCTGATAAATAG
- the coaD gene encoding pantetheine-phosphate adenylyltransferase, with the protein MTDKIAIYPGSFDPITLGHLDIVRRACHIVDKLVLAIGVHHGKKPFFSKEERFSLINEVVAPIADETDTVLEVVAFDDLVIDVAKRVNASILIRGLRDGTDFDYEMQMTGMNETLAPEINTIYLPSSGAVRHIAASLVRQVAVLQGDISPFVPDAVQAAFAKRLSS; encoded by the coding sequence ATGACAGACAAAATCGCCATTTACCCAGGATCCTTTGATCCAATAACCTTGGGTCATCTCGATATCGTAAGACGCGCTTGCCATATAGTGGACAAGCTTGTTCTTGCTATTGGGGTGCACCACGGTAAAAAGCCATTCTTTTCAAAGGAAGAGCGCTTTTCTCTTATCAATGAGGTCGTTGCTCCAATTGCAGACGAAACAGACACGGTGCTTGAAGTGGTGGCCTTCGATGACCTCGTCATTGATGTGGCCAAACGTGTCAATGCATCGATCCTGATCAGGGGGCTGAGGGACGGAACCGACTTTGATTATGAAATGCAGATGACAGGCATGAACGAAACGCTTGCGCCTGAAATCAACACAATCTATTTGCCCTCTAGTGGAGCTGTTCGTCACATTGCTGCCAGTCTTGTGCGGCAGGTTGCTGTCTTGCAAGGGGACATTTCCCCTTTTGTACCTGACGCCGTTCAAGCAGCTTTTGCAAAGAGGCTCTCTAGCTAA